The Sinorhizobium meliloti genome includes a window with the following:
- a CDS encoding LysR substrate-binding domain-containing protein: MHPALAAILRSRAPHWSLTIEPFERRSHEIDLATGRVDFVLSVGGATPIGALVDAAIVWEDELVVLAGPRSALHAGSDRISTELYLAQQHIYPLPWPTSQNYLDVELARAGKHRKIAFSVPSYAALGRVLEATDLIASMPDRSARALICRHPDLRLIRLDPPRRSQLSLLWGISALQEPAISWARSIIQDAAAKHGDAGGGTANRIGSGQD, translated from the coding sequence ATGCATCCCGCTCTAGCAGCAATATTGCGGAGCCGCGCGCCGCATTGGTCGCTCACAATCGAACCGTTCGAGCGTCGCAGCCACGAGATCGATCTCGCCACAGGCCGGGTCGACTTTGTGCTTTCTGTCGGAGGCGCCACACCTATCGGAGCACTCGTCGATGCTGCCATCGTGTGGGAGGATGAGCTTGTCGTTCTGGCCGGCCCGCGCTCGGCGCTCCATGCCGGTTCCGATCGCATTTCGACCGAGCTTTACCTGGCGCAGCAACACATCTATCCGCTTCCTTGGCCGACGTCACAGAACTACCTCGATGTGGAACTGGCGCGAGCTGGAAAGCACCGCAAAATTGCCTTCTCCGTGCCGAGTTATGCCGCCCTGGGGCGTGTGCTCGAGGCTACGGATCTGATCGCATCGATGCCGGACCGTTCCGCCCGAGCGCTGATCTGTCGCCATCCTGATCTCCGGCTCATTCGCCTTGACCCACCCCGACGATCACAGCTTTCGTTGCTTTGGGGTATCTCCGCCTTGCAAGAGCCGGCAATCTCGTGGGCTCGAAGCATAATTCAAGACGCCGCAGCCAAACATGGCGACGCCGGCGGAGGAACGGCCAACAGGATCGGAAGCGGTCAGGATTAG
- a CDS encoding IS630-like element ISRm2011-2 family transposase (programmed frameshift): MARPFSNDLRERVVDAVTGEGLSCRAAAKRFGIGISTAIDWVRRFRETGSAAPGQMGGHKPRKLSGPHRAWLLCRCRERDFTLHGLVAELSERGLKVDYRAVWTFVHEEGLSYKKKTLVASERERPDVARHRARWLKHCPGIDPARLVFIDETWTKTNMAPLRGWAPRGERLVGYAPFGHWNTMTFVAALRADRVSAPFILDGPINGERFRIYVQQVLVPELKAGDIVILDNLGSHKGQEIRAAIRKAGARLFFLPKYSPDLNPIEKLFAKIKHWLREAQARSRDAIHDELRHILQAVTPQECAVYFKEAGYERA, encoded by the exons ATGGCGAGACCTTTTTCGAATGATCTTCGGGAACGCGTTGTCGATGCGGTGACGGGCGAGGGCCTATCGTGCCGGGCAGCGGCCAAGCGCTTCGGCATCGGCATCAGCACCGCGATCGATTGGGTGCGGCGGTTTCGCGAGACGGGCAGCGCCGCACCCGGCCAGATGGGTGGGCACAAGCCCCGCAAGCTTTCCGGTCCGCACCGGGCTTGGCTGCTTTGCCGCTGCCGCGAGCGCGACTTCACGCTGCACGGACTTGTCGCCGAGTTGAGCGAGCGCGGCCTGAAGGTGGATTATCGCGCCGTCTGGACCTTCGTGCACGAAGAGGGGTTGAGTTATAA AAAAAAGACGCTGGTCGCCAGCGAACGGGAGCGGCCCGACGTCGCCCGCCACCGGGCACGATGGCTGAAGCACTGCCCCGGAATTGATCCCGCCCGCCTCGTTTTCATCGATGAGACCTGGACGAAGACGAACATGGCGCCGCTGCGGGGCTGGGCGCCTCGCGGCGAACGACTGGTGGGCTACGCCCCCTTCGGCCATTGGAACACCATGACCTTTGTCGCCGCACTCAGGGCCGACCGCGTCAGCGCTCCCTTTATCCTCGATGGCCCGATCAATGGCGAACGCTTCCGCATCTATGTCCAGCAAGTTCTGGTGCCGGAACTCAAAGCCGGCGACATCGTCATCCTGGACAATCTCGGCTCCCATAAGGGTCAGGAGATCCGCGCCGCCATCCGTAAGGCCGGCGCCCGCCTGTTCTTTCTGCCGAAATATTCCCCCGATCTCAATCCGATCGAAAAGCTCTTCGCCAAAATCAAGCACTGGTTGCGTGAGGCACAGGCCAGATCACGCGATGCAATCCATGACGAACTGCGCCACATTCTCCAAGCCGTCACCCCACAGGAATGCGCAGTCTACTTCAAAGAGGCGGGATATGAACGGGCTTAA
- the bla gene encoding class A beta-lactamase: MTTLISRRRALAGAIFAMPALATVSTIARAELQHALEARLAELERRHGGRVGVAALNLSTGVRVGHRADERFLMCSTFKALASAMVLARVDKGVEKLDRRIGFSKEVLVYFSPVTETRVGGEGMSVAELCMATLTQSDNTAVNLLLESFGGPPALTEFVRSFGDELTRLDRFEPELNEHDGPDDLRDTTTPGAMMETLRKLIFGEVLSRPSRAQLAGWMVMNKTGDSRLRAGMPESWMIADKTGGNGNQHGNNNDTAVAWSPNRGAIVVATYCEIPTISADERNAVVAEVGRIVAELA, encoded by the coding sequence ATGACGACCTTGATTTCGCGCAGGCGCGCGCTCGCAGGAGCGATCTTCGCCATGCCTGCGCTTGCCACCGTTTCGACTATCGCCCGGGCAGAATTGCAGCACGCACTTGAGGCAAGGCTTGCTGAGCTGGAAAGGCGCCATGGTGGCCGCGTCGGAGTCGCCGCGCTCAATCTTTCGACCGGAGTGCGGGTGGGGCATCGGGCGGACGAGCGATTCTTGATGTGCAGCACGTTCAAGGCACTTGCGTCGGCAATGGTCCTCGCGCGCGTCGATAAAGGAGTTGAAAAGCTGGATAGGAGGATCGGCTTTTCGAAGGAAGTCCTCGTCTACTTCTCACCCGTCACAGAAACGCGTGTCGGCGGTGAGGGAATGTCGGTCGCGGAACTCTGCATGGCGACCTTGACGCAGAGCGACAATACGGCAGTAAACCTTCTGCTTGAGAGCTTCGGGGGGCCTCCAGCCCTAACCGAATTTGTCCGTTCCTTCGGCGACGAATTAACGCGCCTCGATCGTTTCGAGCCCGAATTGAATGAGCACGACGGTCCGGACGATTTACGTGACACCACCACACCTGGAGCCATGATGGAGACCCTGCGCAAGCTGATCTTCGGTGAGGTCTTGTCCAGGCCTTCCCGTGCGCAACTCGCCGGATGGATGGTCATGAACAAGACGGGGGACTCACGGCTGCGCGCTGGTATGCCAGAGTCATGGATGATCGCAGATAAAACCGGTGGCAATGGAAACCAGCACGGCAACAATAACGATACCGCAGTAGCGTGGTCACCGAACCGGGGTGCAATCGTTGTGGCTACTTACTGTGAGATTCCCACCATATCCGCCGACGAGCGAAACGCGGTCGTCGCTGAGGTCGGGCGCATAGTGGCGGAGCTGGCATGA
- a CDS encoding FAD-dependent monooxygenase gives MTEHAVIIAGGGPTGLMLACELTLTGIDVAIVEKRVSPAILGSRAGGLHSRTIEVLDQRGIADRFLSEGQVAQVTGFAATKLDISDLPTRHPYGLGLWQNHIERILASRADELDVTIYRGSAVSDFEQDDIGVDMKLSNGQSLRAKYLVGCDGGRSLVRKKVGIEFSGWESTTSSLIAEVEMTEQPPMGTHHTPLGIHSFGRLEYEIRDGEVVYKDEGPVRVLVPEQHVRGAAGEPTLRELSAALIAACGTDYGVHSPTWISRFTDMARQAASYRKGRVLLAGDAAHVHSPVGGQGLNTGVQDAVNLGWKLAQVVRGTSPDTLLDTYHSERHPVAARVLRNTLAQVALLRPDDRTEAARSVVAELLQMDEPRKRFGAMMSGLDIHYDLGEGHPLLGRRMPDLNLVTATGQVRFYTLLHSARPILLNLGKPGAFDIKPWIDRVQLVDAQYAGAWELPVLGKVTAPGAVLVRPDGYVAWVGDSTRRGLVDALWTWFGAPAD, from the coding sequence ATGACTGAGCACGCGGTAATCATTGCGGGAGGAGGTCCGACAGGGCTTATGCTCGCTTGCGAGTTGACATTGACCGGGATCGATGTTGCCATCGTGGAAAAGCGCGTCAGCCCGGCCATTCTGGGATCGCGTGCGGGCGGTCTCCATTCCCGCACTATTGAGGTTCTCGACCAGCGGGGCATTGCTGACCGGTTCCTCTCCGAAGGACAGGTGGCCCAGGTCACGGGTTTCGCCGCGACCAAGCTCGACATCAGCGACCTCCCGACGAGGCACCCCTATGGGCTGGGGCTGTGGCAGAACCACATCGAGCGCATACTTGCCAGCAGGGCCGACGAGCTGGACGTCACGATATATCGCGGAAGTGCGGTATCGGACTTTGAACAGGACGACATCGGCGTAGACATGAAGTTGTCCAACGGTCAATCGCTTCGGGCCAAATATCTCGTCGGGTGCGATGGCGGTCGCAGCCTTGTTCGGAAGAAAGTAGGGATTGAATTCTCTGGATGGGAATCGACGACAAGCAGCCTTATCGCGGAGGTCGAAATGACCGAACAGCCGCCGATGGGCACCCATCACACCCCTCTTGGGATCCACTCTTTCGGCAGACTGGAATATGAGATCCGTGATGGCGAGGTTGTCTATAAGGACGAAGGGCCGGTACGCGTTCTGGTACCCGAACAGCATGTCCGCGGAGCGGCTGGGGAGCCCACCCTGCGCGAACTTAGCGCCGCGCTGATCGCCGCGTGCGGAACCGACTACGGCGTGCACAGCCCCACGTGGATTTCTCGATTCACCGACATGGCCAGACAAGCAGCATCCTACCGCAAGGGGCGGGTGCTGCTGGCAGGCGATGCCGCACACGTTCATTCCCCGGTTGGTGGACAAGGGCTCAATACCGGTGTGCAAGATGCCGTAAATTTGGGGTGGAAGCTGGCCCAAGTGGTCAGGGGAACATCACCGGATACCCTACTGGATACCTACCATTCAGAGCGCCACCCCGTAGCAGCCCGGGTGCTGCGCAACACGTTGGCGCAAGTCGCGCTGCTGCGCCCTGACGATCGCACCGAGGCCGCGCGGAGCGTCGTGGCAGAACTGCTGCAAATGGACGAGCCGCGCAAGCGGTTTGGAGCCATGATGTCAGGCTTGGATATCCACTACGATCTCGGCGAGGGACACCCGCTGCTCGGCCGCCGGATGCCCGACCTGAACCTGGTGACCGCCACCGGACAAGTACGGTTTTACACCTTGCTGCACTCGGCGCGGCCGATACTCCTCAACTTGGGCAAGCCCGGCGCGTTCGATATCAAACCATGGATTGATCGGGTCCAGCTCGTCGATGCGCAGTATGCCGGCGCGTGGGAGCTTCCAGTGCTCGGAAAGGTCACTGCTCCCGGCGCTGTGCTGGTCCGACCCGATGGCTATGTCGCCTGGGTCGGAGATTCAACCCGGCGTGGGTTGGTTGACGCATTGTGGACATGGTTCGGAGCGCCAGCGGACTAA
- a CDS encoding NmrA family NAD(P)-binding protein: MYVVLGANGRAGSETAHALIELRKPVRVVLRRPEQAEKWTKLGASVAISSIEDVPSLAAALSGASGAFLLSPPPVSGDPYKRADEIGSALAEAVRQSGLSKVVALSSVGAQHQTGTGVIATLNSLEKHLAEVAPSTTFLRPGYFVETWGEIAPAVIADGVLLSFLEPSQKIPMVSTIDVGRTAACLLSDEFSGKRIVELRGPQDWSANDVAAAFGRVLDRNVVTAFVPPGARAAVLAQEGVPAEVADALFGMYDGIANGRVEHEEGAQQRRGSVALARAVERIVREVGEDASGLPT, from the coding sequence ATGTACGTAGTGCTTGGAGCAAACGGGCGAGCCGGCAGCGAGACCGCTCACGCCCTGATCGAATTGCGCAAACCCGTCCGAGTCGTGCTGCGGCGGCCGGAGCAGGCCGAAAAATGGACGAAGCTCGGAGCGAGTGTAGCGATCAGCAGCATCGAGGATGTGCCAAGCCTCGCCGCAGCATTGAGCGGAGCCTCGGGCGCCTTCCTGCTTTCTCCCCCGCCCGTGAGCGGCGATCCCTACAAGCGCGCGGACGAGATCGGCAGCGCACTTGCAGAAGCGGTGCGACAGTCTGGGCTGTCAAAGGTCGTCGCCTTGTCCTCCGTCGGTGCCCAGCACCAAACGGGTACAGGTGTCATCGCAACGCTCAATAGCCTCGAGAAGCATCTCGCGGAGGTAGCGCCGTCGACTACCTTCTTGCGGCCGGGTTATTTCGTCGAGACTTGGGGCGAGATAGCACCGGCAGTGATCGCCGACGGCGTGCTTCTGAGCTTTCTCGAACCCTCTCAGAAGATCCCGATGGTGAGCACAATCGACGTAGGGCGCACCGCCGCCTGTCTGCTCAGTGACGAATTCAGCGGCAAGCGGATCGTTGAGCTGCGGGGCCCGCAAGACTGGAGCGCGAACGATGTTGCGGCCGCATTCGGCAGGGTACTCGATCGCAATGTGGTGACCGCATTCGTTCCGCCAGGGGCTCGTGCTGCGGTTCTCGCCCAGGAAGGAGTCCCCGCGGAAGTCGCCGATGCGCTGTTCGGCATGTATGATGGCATCGCCAACGGCAGGGTCGAGCACGAAGAAGGTGCCCAACAGCGCCGCGGCTCCGTCGCGTTGGCCCGCGCGGTCGAAAGAATTGTGCGGGAAGTGGGAGAGGATGCTAGCGGCCTGCCTACCTGA
- a CDS encoding LysR substrate-binding domain-containing protein — MTHNDELPPLEALQAVLSAYRLGSFSAAAAALGISHGAVSRRVAATERWAGLRLFGRHGRGVRATLDGERFAARIELALAMLHDSRGMGRSDHGLDTVRVGVVQSFARLWLTPRLAALEGTPPDLRIEMDIDNAHMALSDARIAIRLGRGGWPNVVSEPLFDEGLQPFACQRIALELGPDPAARDLLRYPLIHDASEAGWRLWLAAQDLVYHPEGKDRTFGGHDLALIAAASGMGIVLGRKPYGIEQHERMGLVSVHPAVVDNVERFHVVTRSGARHGAIDRLIHRLRSQARQSQPRAE; from the coding sequence ATGACGCACAACGATGAACTGCCGCCGCTCGAGGCGCTTCAGGCCGTCCTGTCGGCTTACCGCCTCGGCTCGTTCTCGGCTGCCGCGGCTGCGCTTGGCATTAGCCATGGCGCCGTCAGCCGACGTGTCGCAGCGACGGAACGCTGGGCCGGTCTCCGTCTTTTCGGCCGTCACGGGCGAGGCGTGCGAGCGACACTCGACGGCGAGCGCTTCGCCGCACGCATAGAACTCGCCTTGGCGATGCTGCACGACAGTCGAGGCATGGGTCGTTCGGATCATGGGCTCGATACCGTTCGTGTCGGCGTCGTGCAGTCCTTTGCGCGTCTTTGGTTGACACCGAGACTGGCAGCCCTCGAAGGCACGCCGCCCGACCTCAGGATCGAGATGGACATCGACAACGCACATATGGCGCTTTCCGACGCGCGCATTGCCATTCGGCTGGGCCGTGGCGGCTGGCCAAATGTCGTCTCGGAGCCTTTGTTCGACGAAGGTCTGCAGCCTTTTGCCTGCCAAAGGATTGCTCTTGAACTGGGGCCTGACCCGGCTGCCAGGGATCTGCTGCGTTATCCACTGATCCACGATGCGTCCGAGGCTGGTTGGCGCCTCTGGCTGGCCGCGCAGGATCTGGTATATCACCCCGAAGGCAAGGATCGGACCTTCGGCGGCCACGATCTGGCTTTAATAGCAGCGGCTTCGGGCATGGGCATTGTTTTAGGGCGCAAGCCCTACGGTATCGAGCAGCACGAACGGATGGGGCTTGTTTCCGTTCATCCGGCTGTGGTGGATAACGTGGAACGGTTCCACGTCGTTACGCGATCAGGTGCGCGGCACGGGGCGATCGACAGACTGATCCATCGTCTGCGGAGCCAGGCTCGTCAGTCGCAGCCTAGAGCGGAATGA
- a CDS encoding LysR family transcriptional regulator — translation MDWRRIDLNLLKVLAVMLEERSVARCAERLFVSPSAVSHALAKLRQMFSDPLFVRTGGGMLPTARAQSLERSLSLLKAVLDVELEAGRVSAPGATFEPGESVRDIRIVSPGALEISLLPVLERYVFKPVHIPPL, via the coding sequence GTGGATTGGCGCAGGATCGACCTCAACCTTCTCAAGGTGCTGGCAGTTATGTTGGAAGAACGGAGTGTCGCTCGCTGCGCCGAGCGCCTCTTTGTTTCCCCTTCTGCAGTCAGTCATGCGCTCGCCAAGCTAAGACAGATGTTTTCAGACCCTCTGTTCGTCAGAACGGGCGGCGGAATGTTGCCAACCGCGCGTGCACAAAGCCTTGAGCGCTCGCTTTCTCTTTTGAAAGCAGTATTGGACGTCGAGCTGGAGGCCGGTCGAGTGAGCGCGCCGGGCGCGACATTCGAGCCCGGCGAGTCGGTGCGAGACATTCGGATCGTTTCTCCAGGAGCTCTGGAGATCTCGCTCCTGCCAGTATTAGAGCGGTATGTATTTAAGCCCGTTCATATCCCGCCTCTTTGA
- a CDS encoding LysR family transcriptional regulator, producing MREVDLRHADLNLLVVLNALLDERSVTRAAMRLGMSQPAVSRALARLRALFSDALLVDGPGGYLLTSRAEDLRPLLRNTLAGVSELLDGRTFDPMQATGSVRLLMLDLEAAVLAPRLIASLAVQAPAVDLQVVPPGLRPLEALEADAVDALIGVVEDAPAGVKKRKLYQDNFVTLMRAEHPAAARKLTLERFLELDHVVVSITGTGRAWVDEILARSGRKRRVKVRVPSFFAAVEIAARSDLVMTLPSSLARTAADMRRFVMAPPPLDLGSVVISLAWHARHQDAPRHVWLRRTIAAAVADIGL from the coding sequence ATGCGCGAAGTGGATTTAAGGCATGCCGACCTCAACCTCTTAGTTGTCCTTAATGCACTGCTGGACGAACGGAGCGTTACCCGAGCTGCGATGCGGCTTGGCATGAGCCAACCCGCTGTCAGCCGGGCGCTTGCGCGCTTACGGGCACTCTTCTCCGATGCACTTCTGGTGGACGGACCGGGTGGATACCTGCTGACCTCGCGCGCGGAGGATCTGCGTCCTCTACTACGCAACACCTTGGCAGGCGTCAGCGAACTTCTCGACGGCAGAACATTCGATCCGATGCAGGCGACCGGGTCCGTGCGCCTGCTGATGTTGGATCTCGAAGCTGCAGTACTCGCCCCGCGGCTGATCGCCAGTCTCGCGGTGCAAGCGCCGGCCGTCGATCTCCAGGTTGTGCCGCCAGGGCTGCGGCCGCTCGAGGCGCTTGAGGCCGACGCTGTGGATGCCCTCATCGGCGTCGTCGAGGACGCACCTGCGGGAGTCAAGAAACGCAAGCTCTACCAGGATAACTTCGTAACGCTGATGCGCGCCGAGCATCCTGCCGCGGCCAGGAAGCTCACTTTGGAACGGTTTCTTGAACTGGATCATGTCGTGGTCAGCATCACCGGGACCGGCCGAGCATGGGTCGATGAAATCCTCGCTCGCTCGGGCAGAAAACGCCGGGTGAAGGTACGGGTGCCGAGCTTCTTCGCGGCAGTCGAAATCGCCGCTCGTTCCGACCTTGTCATGACGCTGCCGTCCAGCCTTGCGCGAACTGCCGCTGACATGCGGCGGTTCGTCATGGCGCCGCCGCCGCTCGACCTGGGCAGCGTGGTCATAAGCCTCGCCTGGCATGCGCGCCATCAGGATGCCCCGAGACATGTCTGGCTGCGCAGAACGATCGCCGCGGCCGTTGCCGATATCGGCCTATAG
- a CDS encoding DMT family transporter produces the protein MNKNAADIPMTPFLPALAIAGTVITWSFSFAAIGYALREVEPLPLAAIRFALAAVFAIAWIAWRRPRCFLPRDFVVLAISGLLGIAAYNVLLNLGQATVSAGAAGFIVNTQPLFMVLLAVLFLKERFGRWNWVGTIVGFSGVALIASGQPGGLSFGTGSTLIVLAAACAAAYSILQRPLFARAEPLDVTALVIVAGALALTPWLPAGVSQLMRARPDTWLMIMFLAIGPGIIGQSCWTYALKSFGAARAGQFLYLVPPSSVGLAWLLLGEIPQANTILGGALALAGVIIVNSWGRRS, from the coding sequence ATGAACAAAAATGCAGCTGACATCCCCATGACGCCCTTCTTGCCGGCACTTGCGATTGCAGGAACAGTCATCACCTGGTCTTTCTCTTTTGCGGCGATCGGCTATGCATTGCGCGAAGTGGAACCCTTGCCCTTGGCAGCTATCCGCTTCGCGCTGGCGGCGGTCTTCGCGATTGCGTGGATTGCCTGGCGGCGTCCGCGATGCTTCCTCCCCCGGGATTTCGTCGTTCTGGCGATCAGCGGCCTCCTTGGCATTGCCGCGTACAACGTGCTCCTCAATTTAGGGCAGGCAACCGTCTCCGCCGGCGCTGCCGGCTTCATCGTCAACACACAGCCGCTTTTCATGGTGCTGCTCGCGGTGCTCTTCTTGAAAGAGCGTTTCGGTCGCTGGAATTGGGTTGGAACGATAGTTGGCTTTTCCGGAGTGGCCCTGATCGCCTCGGGGCAGCCCGGGGGGCTGTCGTTCGGGACGGGATCGACGTTGATCGTGCTCGCCGCAGCCTGTGCAGCGGCCTATTCCATCCTCCAGCGCCCTCTCTTCGCCAGAGCCGAGCCGCTCGACGTGACGGCGCTCGTCATCGTTGCCGGCGCTCTCGCCCTCACGCCCTGGCTACCGGCCGGCGTCTCCCAATTGATGCGCGCGCGTCCGGACACCTGGCTGATGATCATGTTCCTGGCCATCGGACCGGGCATTATCGGTCAAAGCTGCTGGACCTACGCACTCAAGAGTTTCGGTGCCGCGCGGGCAGGTCAATTTCTCTATTTGGTTCCACCGTCCTCTGTTGGACTGGCGTGGCTCCTGCTAGGTGAAATTCCGCAGGCAAACACCATTCTTGGCGGCGCACTGGCTCTTGCCGGAGTCATCATTGTAAACAGTTGGGGACGTCGCTCCTGA
- a CDS encoding Crp/Fnr family transcriptional regulator encodes MAIPPEAAVDNQLLDLLPEPDYNQIAPDLDYVKVTRGALIATAGAPIDHVYYLTSGIGSLVASTPEGNKAEAGIFGSEGYIPTSAAMGVELSVHDIIMQIEGNAYRMEFSAFRKWMDRNRNFARVMIRCIEAFSIQLTYTAISNALHGVDERLARWLLMCHDRVSGDEIPLTHEFISLMLAVRRPSVTTSLHVLEGNGFIRSNRGNIIIRNRQALEEFARDAYGKPEAEYRRLMTALF; translated from the coding sequence ATGGCGATTCCACCCGAAGCCGCGGTTGACAACCAGTTGCTGGACCTGCTTCCGGAGCCTGACTATAATCAGATTGCGCCCGACCTCGACTATGTCAAAGTGACTAGAGGCGCTCTTATTGCTACGGCCGGCGCCCCCATAGACCATGTTTATTATCTCACGTCCGGGATTGGCTCCCTGGTCGCCTCGACGCCTGAGGGTAACAAAGCGGAGGCGGGTATCTTCGGGAGTGAAGGTTATATCCCGACTTCTGCTGCTATGGGCGTAGAGCTCAGTGTGCACGACATCATCATGCAGATCGAAGGAAACGCCTACCGGATGGAGTTCAGCGCATTCCGGAAGTGGATGGATCGCAACCGGAACTTCGCCAGGGTGATGATCCGATGCATTGAGGCCTTCTCGATTCAGCTTACCTACACTGCGATTTCGAACGCGTTGCACGGAGTGGACGAGAGATTAGCCAGATGGCTTCTGATGTGTCACGATCGTGTATCAGGCGACGAGATTCCTCTGACGCACGAGTTCATTTCGCTGATGCTCGCGGTTCGCCGTCCCAGCGTCACAACGTCGCTCCACGTCCTTGAAGGCAACGGTTTCATTCGCTCGAACAGGGGCAACATTATTATCAGAAACAGGCAAGCCCTCGAAGAGTTCGCGCGGGACGCCTATGGCAAGCCGGAGGCGGAATACCGCCGACTTATGACTGCGCTCTTCTGA
- a CDS encoding serine hydrolase, producing MFPERLEQARKEVADARRQAAFEAYLKDPRDTATPIEMVGFLHRLATGQLLSASSTAHLLEVMNRTVTFPERLRAGVPSGWTIGHKTGTSQTRNGINGVTNDVGILTAPDGTHVAVAAFVAESRAGKDERAATIAAAARAITAAYK from the coding sequence GTGTTCCCGGAACGCCTCGAGCAGGCTCGCAAAGAGGTTGCCGATGCCAGGCGTCAAGCCGCATTCGAAGCGTACCTCAAGGATCCGCGCGACACCGCCACGCCCATCGAAATGGTTGGTTTCCTGCACAGACTGGCGACGGGCCAACTCCTTTCCGCATCCTCGACCGCGCACCTTCTCGAAGTCATGAATAGGACTGTAACTTTCCCCGAACGCCTGCGTGCCGGCGTGCCTTCAGGCTGGACGATCGGGCACAAAACAGGCACGAGCCAGACCCGCAACGGTATCAATGGCGTGACCAACGACGTCGGCATTCTGACTGCCCCGGACGGCACTCACGTTGCCGTAGCCGCATTCGTGGCGGAGTCTCGTGCTGGCAAAGATGAGCGCGCCGCCACGATTGCCGCAGCGGCCCGAGCCATTACGGCAGCTTACAAGTAG
- a CDS encoding serine hydrolase, with amino-acid sequence MPKIVSLTAALAVFASLVPTQLIASGLSDRGRLRSELTALANAHPGRVGICVRDEASPAICVNGEQRFSLQSVMKVVVAAAVMQAVDDRRIALGDRLTIRRDDLSVNIQPIADIVAERGSFETSIGDLVSRAVVESDSAATDVLISHLGGTKAVQAFLDEAGLQGIRIDRTERELQTERTG; translated from the coding sequence ATGCCAAAAATCGTTAGCTTGACCGCTGCGCTCGCAGTTTTTGCAAGCCTCGTCCCAACTCAGTTGATCGCGAGCGGTTTATCTGATCGGGGCCGTCTTCGCTCTGAACTCACGGCTCTCGCCAACGCACATCCTGGGCGAGTAGGCATCTGCGTGCGGGATGAGGCGTCGCCCGCAATCTGCGTGAATGGTGAGCAGCGTTTCTCACTGCAGAGCGTGATGAAGGTCGTCGTGGCCGCGGCCGTGATGCAGGCGGTCGACGACCGTCGCATCGCGTTGGGAGACCGCCTTACTATTCGGCGTGACGATCTGAGCGTCAACATCCAGCCCATCGCCGATATCGTCGCCGAAAGGGGCTCCTTTGAAACCAGTATTGGGGACTTGGTCAGCCGCGCGGTGGTGGAAAGTGACAGCGCCGCGACTGACGTCCTGATCTCGCACCTGGGAGGCACGAAGGCGGTGCAGGCGTTTCTCGACGAAGCAGGGTTGCAGGGAATCAGGATCGATCGAACGGAGCGGGAGCTTCAAACCGAACGGACGGGCTGA